One part of the Nocardioides zeae genome encodes these proteins:
- a CDS encoding L,D-transpeptidase family protein, which translates to MTTHPHDASRRAVLASVGALTLTGLLRPVPATAAGTVRLDNMPVALRAGTTQVVTCNRTSGYKARVAFWRLVDGRWRSEFSTTDGRIGYGGLVSPGSRRQGSGTTPMGTYGIPFTFGRWNHSTAWRMPYLKMARGDYWVLDNDSRYYNRFRKLSSGGFRTAGSEHLVDFGDQYEMSAVLDFNYASPVRHRGGAIFLHVNGRGATAGCVSVPRVMMGAVMRELQPAAVPVVTIGDG; encoded by the coding sequence GTGACGACCCATCCCCACGACGCGTCCCGGCGAGCCGTGCTCGCCTCGGTGGGCGCGCTGACGCTGACCGGGCTCCTGCGACCGGTGCCCGCCACGGCGGCCGGCACCGTGCGGCTCGACAACATGCCGGTCGCGCTCCGCGCCGGCACCACCCAGGTGGTGACCTGCAACCGCACGAGCGGGTACAAGGCGCGCGTCGCCTTCTGGCGGCTCGTCGACGGGCGGTGGCGCAGCGAGTTCAGCACGACGGACGGGCGCATCGGGTACGGCGGCCTGGTCTCGCCCGGTTCACGCCGTCAGGGCAGCGGCACGACGCCGATGGGCACCTACGGCATCCCCTTCACCTTCGGTCGCTGGAACCACTCGACCGCGTGGCGGATGCCCTACCTGAAGATGGCCCGGGGCGACTACTGGGTGCTCGACAACGACTCGCGCTACTACAACCGGTTCCGCAAGCTCTCCTCGGGCGGGTTCCGCACGGCCGGCTCGGAGCACCTCGTCGACTTCGGGGACCAGTACGAGATGTCCGCCGTCCTCGACTTCAACTACGCCTCCCCGGTGCGGCACCGCGGGGGCGCGATCTTCCTCCACGTCAACGGACGGGGCGCCACGGCCGGCTGCGTCAGCGTGCCGCGGGTCATGATGGGCGCCGTCATGCGGGAGCTGCAGCCCGCCGCCGTGCCGGTCGTCACCATCGGCGACGGCTGA
- the ku gene encoding non-homologous end joining protein Ku — translation MRAIWKGAVSFGLVSVPVKLYAATESHDVSFRQVHAKDGGRIRYQRVCSLDGEEVPYADIAKGYETEDGEMVVLDDEDLSSLPSASSREIAVEKFVPSDQIDPLLFEKSYYLEPEKTGAKPYALLRQALRDADRMAVVTVAIRNRTSIAVLRVRETDNGDVIVLQTMMWPDEVRTPDFSVDVDDLGEIKDSEVKMAQMLVETLAGDFDASDFSDDYAEAVEAVVKAKIEGGEVQRTETTTKGSGEVVDLLAALQRSVQAAKKSRGEDVDESDSSADDGDEAADDGDEAAEEKPAPRKRAATKKASTAKKTTSTKKTAAKKTAAKKTPAKKTTSRKTAAKKAS, via the coding sequence ATGCGGGCGATCTGGAAGGGCGCGGTCTCCTTCGGGCTGGTCAGCGTGCCCGTGAAGCTGTACGCCGCGACCGAGTCCCACGACGTGTCCTTCCGCCAGGTGCACGCGAAGGACGGGGGGCGGATCCGCTACCAGCGCGTCTGCTCGCTCGACGGCGAGGAGGTGCCCTACGCCGACATCGCCAAGGGCTACGAGACCGAGGACGGCGAGATGGTCGTCCTCGACGACGAGGACCTGTCGTCCCTGCCCTCGGCCTCGTCGCGCGAGATCGCCGTCGAGAAGTTCGTGCCGAGCGACCAGATCGACCCGCTGCTCTTCGAGAAGAGCTACTACCTGGAGCCCGAGAAGACCGGGGCGAAGCCCTACGCGCTGCTGCGCCAGGCGCTGCGCGACGCCGACCGGATGGCCGTGGTGACCGTCGCGATCCGCAACCGCACCAGCATCGCCGTGCTGCGCGTGCGCGAGACCGACAACGGCGACGTGATCGTGCTCCAGACGATGATGTGGCCCGACGAGGTGCGCACCCCGGACTTCTCCGTCGACGTCGACGACCTCGGCGAGATCAAGGACTCCGAGGTCAAGATGGCGCAGATGCTGGTCGAGACCCTCGCCGGCGACTTCGACGCCAGCGACTTCTCCGACGACTACGCGGAGGCCGTCGAGGCGGTCGTCAAGGCGAAGATCGAGGGCGGCGAGGTGCAGCGCACCGAGACCACCACGAAGGGCTCCGGCGAGGTCGTCGACCTGCTCGCCGCACTGCAGCGCTCCGTCCAGGCCGCGAAGAAGTCGCGGGGCGAGGACGTGGACGAGTCCGACTCGTCGGCGGACGACGGCGACGAGGCGGCGGACGACGGCGACGAGGCGGCGGAGGAGAAGCCGGCGCCCAGGAAGCGGGCGGCGACGAAGAAGGCCTCGACGGCGAAGAAGACGACGTCCACGAAGAAGACCGCCGCGAAGAAGACGGCGGCCAAGAAGACTCCCGCGAAGAAGACCACCTCCCGGAAGACGGCGGCGAAGAAGGCCAGCTGA
- the ligD gene encoding non-homologous end-joining DNA ligase, whose amino-acid sequence MPAPLRPMLATRGDVVPAGDAWLHEVKWDGMRVLVHLDGTGGLRLESRNGNVVTAAYPELHGLVDAVAGRSAVLDGEVVAFDEAGRPSFAVLAERIHERRAARVAAHVAARPVTFVAFDLLALDGRDLTVRPLERRQRRLTSVLEFDGAAPWTQSTTYDDGPTLLAETERLGLEGIVSKRRDAPYRPGVRSRDWLKFPHRRRESYVVGGWRPETGTRDRLGALLVGTPTPDGLLYRGRVGSGIGGRAGRDLRALLDPLARPTSPFDDEVPREDALGTTWLEPTVVVDVEALGTIGSPGGSGARLRQPTYRGVRSDLGAEDL is encoded by the coding sequence GTGCCCGCTCCGCTGCGCCCCATGCTCGCGACCCGTGGCGACGTCGTGCCCGCGGGCGACGCCTGGCTGCACGAGGTGAAGTGGGACGGGATGCGGGTGCTGGTCCACCTCGACGGCACCGGCGGCCTGCGGCTCGAGAGCCGCAACGGCAACGTGGTGACGGCCGCCTACCCCGAGCTGCACGGCCTGGTCGACGCGGTCGCCGGCCGGTCGGCGGTGCTGGACGGCGAGGTGGTGGCGTTCGACGAGGCGGGCCGGCCCAGCTTCGCCGTGCTCGCCGAGCGGATCCACGAGCGCCGGGCGGCCCGGGTCGCGGCCCACGTCGCGGCGCGCCCCGTCACCTTCGTGGCCTTCGACCTCCTCGCGCTGGACGGCCGCGACCTCACCGTGCGGCCGCTCGAGCGGCGCCAGCGCCGCCTCACGAGCGTCCTCGAGTTCGACGGCGCGGCACCGTGGACGCAGTCGACGACGTACGACGACGGCCCGACCCTCCTCGCCGAGACCGAGCGCCTCGGGCTCGAGGGCATCGTCAGCAAGCGCCGCGACGCGCCGTACCGACCGGGGGTGCGGAGCCGGGACTGGCTGAAGTTCCCGCACCGGCGCCGGGAGTCGTACGTCGTCGGCGGGTGGCGTCCCGAGACGGGGACGCGGGACCGGCTCGGTGCCCTGCTGGTGGGCACGCCGACGCCCGACGGGCTGCTCTACCGGGGGCGCGTCGGCTCCGGCATCGGCGGACGGGCCGGGCGCGACCTGCGCGCGCTCCTCGACCCGCTGGCGCGCCCCACCAGCCCGTTCGACGACGAGGTCCCGCGCGAGGACGCCCTCGGGACGACGTGGCTCGAACCGACGGTCGTCGTCGACGTCGAGGCGCTCGGCACCATCGGTTCACCCGGAGGGAGCGGTGCGCGGCTGCGGCAGCCGACGTACCGTGGCGTCCGATCCGATCTCGGTGCGGAGGACCTGTGA
- a CDS encoding acyl-CoA dehydrogenase family protein, translating to MTATTEPVRTLPVPDLSPAALAAVTAEVATYAAEHDRSGAVPLPGLEAVHRAGLLTATVGTAHGGPGLGPRDAARILTAVGQGDASVALIVANTLNAHAAQAERPHWPAEAYDDLLRRSLDGPAPVNAIRAEPELGAPARGGLPTTTARRTDDGWELSGHKAYATGGTALAYHVVWAVADEPDGDPERPRVGHVLVPADAEGITWIETWDHLGLRASNTHDVVYDRVRVPAASFVEIPRGADGVYRDPAAASGPGSLGHAALYVGVARAARAAFVDFASTRVPAALGRPIATTERIQAVAGEVDVLVVQAETLLHGALLRLEAGDTSIVPELSGIKVAIARSVVAAVQTAVAALGNPALSRHGSLERHLRDVLCVRVHPPQEDTALLAAGRRVLGV from the coding sequence GTGACCGCGACCACCGAACCGGTCCGCACGCTGCCCGTCCCGGACCTCTCCCCCGCGGCCCTCGCGGCGGTGACGGCCGAGGTCGCGACGTACGCCGCGGAGCACGACCGCAGCGGCGCCGTACCGCTCCCCGGGCTCGAGGCCGTGCACCGTGCCGGCCTGCTGACGGCCACCGTCGGGACCGCCCACGGCGGCCCGGGGCTCGGGCCGCGCGACGCCGCACGGATCCTCACGGCCGTCGGCCAGGGGGACGCCTCGGTGGCGCTCATCGTCGCCAACACCCTCAACGCGCACGCCGCCCAGGCGGAGCGGCCGCACTGGCCGGCGGAGGCGTACGACGACCTCCTGCGCCGCTCGCTCGACGGGCCGGCCCCGGTCAACGCGATCCGCGCGGAGCCGGAGCTCGGTGCGCCCGCGCGTGGCGGCCTGCCGACGACGACGGCGCGGCGCACCGACGACGGGTGGGAGCTGTCGGGCCACAAGGCCTACGCGACCGGCGGCACGGCCCTGGCCTACCACGTCGTGTGGGCGGTGGCCGACGAGCCGGACGGCGACCCCGAGCGGCCGCGCGTCGGGCACGTGCTGGTGCCGGCCGACGCGGAGGGCATCACGTGGATCGAGACGTGGGACCACCTCGGGCTGCGGGCGTCGAACACGCACGACGTCGTCTACGACCGGGTGCGCGTGCCCGCCGCGTCCTTCGTCGAGATCCCGCGCGGCGCCGACGGCGTCTACCGCGACCCGGCCGCGGCGTCGGGACCGGGCAGCCTGGGCCACGCGGCGCTGTACGTCGGGGTGGCGCGCGCCGCCCGCGCGGCCTTCGTGGACTTCGCCAGCACCCGCGTGCCCGCGGCGCTGGGCCGCCCCATCGCGACGACCGAGCGGATCCAGGCGGTCGCCGGCGAGGTCGACGTGCTCGTGGTGCAGGCGGAGACGCTGCTGCACGGCGCGCTGCTCCGGCTCGAGGCCGGCGACACGTCGATCGTGCCCGAGCTCTCGGGCATCAAGGTCGCGATCGCGCGGTCCGTGGTGGCGGCGGTGCAGACGGCCGTCGCGGCCCTCGGCAACCCCGCGCTGTCGCGGCACGGCTCCCTCGAGCGGCACCTGCGCGACGTGCTCTGCGTGCGCGTCCACCCACCCCAGGAGGACACCGCCCTCCTGGCTGCCGGCCGCCGGGTGCTGGGGGTCTGA
- a CDS encoding LLM class F420-dependent oxidoreductase, translating to MTLRIATLLNYSGNPRDAADEVAAWEKAGLDSVWVPEAYGFDSPTLMGYLAAKTETVKIGSGILNIFSRTPGALLQTAAGLDNVSGGRAILGLGASGPQVIEGFHGVPYEKPLGRTREIVDIVRRGLRREPLENDGIVKLPLTKEQGAVTGLGKPLKILTKPERSSIPIWIAALGPKNVEHTAEYADGWIPHLFHPEKAADVWGESLAKGAAKRPEELGSLQVMAGGLLAIGEGEETRAALDLARPTFALYVGGMGAKGKNFYNDVARAYGYEEEAEKIQDLYLSGKKKEAEALVPTEWLEAANLVGPASYVKERLAAFEAAGVTDINVTPATADPTATIAQLKELIG from the coding sequence ATGACACTGCGCATCGCGACCCTGCTGAACTACTCCGGCAACCCCCGCGACGCGGCCGACGAGGTCGCCGCCTGGGAGAAGGCCGGGCTCGACTCCGTGTGGGTCCCGGAGGCGTACGGCTTCGACTCCCCCACGCTCATGGGCTACCTGGCCGCCAAGACGGAGACCGTGAAGATCGGCTCCGGCATCCTCAACATCTTCTCGCGCACGCCCGGTGCGCTGCTGCAGACCGCGGCCGGCCTCGACAACGTCTCGGGCGGCCGCGCGATCCTCGGCCTCGGCGCCTCCGGTCCGCAGGTCATCGAGGGCTTCCACGGCGTGCCCTACGAGAAGCCGCTCGGCCGCACCCGCGAGATCGTCGACATCGTGCGCCGCGGCCTGCGCCGCGAGCCGCTCGAGAACGACGGCATCGTGAAGCTCCCGCTGACCAAGGAGCAGGGCGCCGTGACGGGGCTCGGCAAGCCGCTGAAGATCCTCACCAAGCCGGAGCGCTCCTCGATCCCGATCTGGATCGCCGCGCTGGGCCCGAAGAACGTGGAGCACACGGCGGAGTACGCCGACGGCTGGATCCCCCACCTCTTCCACCCGGAGAAGGCGGCGGACGTGTGGGGCGAGTCGCTCGCGAAGGGCGCCGCCAAGCGACCCGAGGAGCTCGGCTCCCTGCAGGTCATGGCCGGCGGCCTCCTCGCGATCGGCGAGGGCGAGGAGACCCGCGCGGCGCTCGACCTCGCACGCCCGACCTTCGCCCTGTACGTCGGCGGCATGGGCGCCAAGGGCAAGAACTTCTACAACGACGTCGCGCGGGCCTACGGCTACGAGGAGGAGGCGGAGAAGATCCAGGACCTCTACCTGTCCGGCAAGAAGAAGGAGGCCGAGGCCCTCGTCCCGACCGAGTGGCTCGAGGCCGCCAACCTCGTCGGTCCGGCGTCGTACGTGAAGGAGCGGCTGGCCGCGTTCGAGGCGGCGGGCGTCACCGACATCAACGTCACCCCCGCCACGGCCGACCCGACCGCCACGATCGCGCAGCTGAAGGAGCTCATCGGCTGA